A single Brevundimonas sp. M20 DNA region contains:
- a CDS encoding ATP-binding protein — MDRRQARAWLESTVEQSRITILHGLPRVGRSALLTAWCDDQVGVQRLRPAEVAACSAPLQVIDHLGGTEVDDFIGAFREIEAIRRSRYVIAPLDLAATRQLQEALPGSVQIVVLDPLQRHEVLADEFEITEPFTVEVEPVASPLASNRPMFDLDQHWLRGGLPESLEAESDLASLKWRQQMIDALLLRDYTRWGLSPGLKISDVLTWVAGQNGGEFDLDNPSIGKRADVRSALHVLDRLGVVRQLRNYPLRSEASLTRKPKIHIRDSGLLHAMLGIETIEQLRAHSLMGESWEGYAIETLIHAANRPDTAQFYREPGPDGADEIDLVLDFRPWNGRLVAVECKAGPETPPRPGFYRAMNAIGATDGFVVHSGSGSQAELKTPRHDLAMARARIIELAS; from the coding sequence ATGGACCGCCGCCAGGCGCGGGCGTGGCTAGAGAGCACCGTCGAACAAAGTCGGATCACCATCCTCCACGGCCTGCCGCGCGTCGGTCGAAGCGCGCTCCTGACGGCGTGGTGCGATGACCAAGTCGGCGTGCAGAGGCTCCGGCCTGCGGAAGTCGCGGCCTGCTCCGCGCCTCTCCAAGTGATCGATCATCTTGGGGGGACTGAGGTGGACGACTTCATCGGTGCCTTTCGGGAAATCGAGGCGATCCGCCGGTCCAGATATGTGATTGCGCCGCTCGATCTTGCCGCGACCCGTCAGCTTCAGGAGGCACTGCCTGGAAGCGTGCAGATCGTCGTTCTCGATCCGCTACAGCGTCACGAAGTTCTCGCGGATGAGTTCGAGATCACAGAGCCGTTCACAGTCGAAGTCGAGCCGGTAGCTTCACCGTTAGCGAGCAACCGCCCGATGTTCGACCTCGATCAACACTGGCTGCGAGGCGGACTGCCCGAAAGCCTCGAAGCGGAGAGCGACCTCGCCAGCTTGAAGTGGCGACAGCAGATGATCGACGCCTTGCTGCTGCGAGACTACACCCGTTGGGGCCTCTCGCCTGGCCTCAAGATCAGCGACGTCCTGACCTGGGTGGCAGGCCAGAACGGCGGTGAATTCGACCTGGACAATCCGTCGATAGGAAAGCGAGCGGATGTCCGTTCCGCGCTCCATGTCCTCGACCGCCTCGGCGTCGTCCGCCAACTCCGAAACTATCCGCTTCGTAGCGAGGCGAGTCTGACTAGAAAGCCGAAGATCCACATTCGGGACAGCGGCCTGTTGCATGCCATGCTCGGCATCGAGACGATCGAGCAACTACGTGCACATTCACTCATGGGTGAAAGTTGGGAAGGCTATGCGATCGAGACGCTGATCCATGCAGCGAACCGTCCCGACACCGCCCAGTTCTATCGCGAGCCCGGACCCGACGGGGCGGATGAGATCGACCTGGTGCTCGACTTCCGTCCATGGAACGGGCGTCTCGTAGCAGTCGAATGCAAGGCCGGTCCCGAGACGCCGCCGCGCCCCGGCTTTTATCGTGCGATGAACGCCATCGGTGCGACCGACGGTTTCGTCGTGCACTCCGGTTCCGGGTCCCAAGCCGAGCTCAAAACCCCGCGACACGACCTCGCGATGGCGAGAGCCCGGATTATCGAACTGGCGTCCTGA
- a CDS encoding DUF3375 domain-containing protein, producing the protein MGWDVTVDYQTLEALRRMNPAWRLLTATHAPFVASFLHEAFIRTNIRTYLQSDLAVKLDDHLYRLRTQSTEEALPKTASEYLDDWASDERGWLRKYYAGGTDEASFDITPTTEKALEWLASLQARRFVGAESRMMTVFDLLRQLVERAQSDPGVRIAELQKRKTEIDREIHDIQKGRLEVLDPTQIRERFLQVAGTARGLLSDFREVEQNFRNLDREVRERIATWDGSKAGLLEEVFGRRDLIADSDQGKSFRAFWDLLMSPTRQEELSSLLESTFAMEAVQALEPDGRLLRIHYDWLEAGETAQRTVARLSEQLRRYLDDQAWLENRRIMDLLRQIEQNALAARSNPPPGDLMLLDEAGPRLGLGLDRPLFTPPNRAELDVEISEEDLDPASLDALFATTHVDKARLLQSIRQALQFSSQISLGELLDAHPLEQGLAELIGYLSLAADDADAFIDDAQRMAISWTDEAGVVRRAYMPVVLFKRPTPAIEAVS; encoded by the coding sequence GTGGGGTGGGACGTCACGGTGGACTACCAAACTCTTGAAGCGCTGCGGCGCATGAACCCTGCGTGGCGGCTACTCACCGCCACACACGCGCCGTTCGTCGCAAGCTTCCTGCATGAAGCGTTTATCCGCACGAATATCCGGACCTATCTGCAGTCGGACCTCGCGGTGAAGCTCGACGACCATCTCTACCGGCTGCGAACGCAGTCGACTGAAGAAGCCTTGCCCAAGACTGCGAGTGAGTATCTCGACGATTGGGCGTCGGATGAACGCGGCTGGCTGCGAAAATATTACGCAGGCGGCACGGACGAGGCTTCCTTCGACATCACGCCCACCACGGAAAAGGCGTTGGAGTGGCTTGCCAGCCTGCAAGCCCGGCGGTTCGTCGGCGCCGAGTCACGGATGATGACCGTCTTCGATCTGCTTCGGCAGTTGGTTGAAAGGGCTCAGTCCGATCCTGGCGTCCGGATCGCGGAGTTGCAGAAGCGCAAGACCGAGATCGATCGCGAGATCCATGACATTCAGAAGGGGCGCCTGGAGGTTCTCGACCCCACCCAGATCCGGGAGCGTTTCCTGCAGGTCGCGGGCACCGCCCGGGGCCTTCTCTCCGACTTCCGTGAGGTGGAGCAGAACTTCCGCAATCTCGACCGCGAAGTGCGGGAGCGCATCGCCACTTGGGATGGCAGCAAGGCGGGACTTCTGGAGGAGGTCTTCGGTCGGCGCGACCTGATCGCGGACTCAGATCAGGGCAAGAGCTTCAGAGCCTTCTGGGACCTGTTGATGTCGCCCACGCGTCAGGAAGAACTTTCATCACTGCTTGAGTCGACCTTCGCCATGGAAGCGGTTCAAGCGCTCGAACCGGACGGACGGCTTCTTCGCATCCACTACGACTGGCTCGAAGCCGGCGAGACCGCGCAAAGGACCGTGGCGCGCCTTTCGGAGCAGCTACGACGTTACTTGGACGACCAGGCGTGGTTGGAGAACCGCCGGATCATGGACCTGTTGCGGCAGATCGAGCAGAACGCTCTGGCGGCCCGGAGCAATCCTCCGCCCGGCGACTTGATGCTGCTCGACGAGGCAGGCCCGCGCCTTGGCTTGGGGCTGGATCGCCCGCTGTTCACGCCGCCGAACAGGGCTGAGCTTGATGTCGAGATCTCCGAAGAGGACCTCGATCCTGCTTCGCTGGACGCCCTTTTCGCAACCACCCATGTCGACAAGGCGCGTCTCTTGCAATCGATCCGCCAGGCGCTGCAGTTCAGTAGTCAGATTTCCCTCGGAGAGCTCCTTGATGCCCACCCCCTCGAGCAAGGCCTTGCGGAGCTGATCGGCTATCTGAGCTTGGCGGCCGATGACGCTGACGCCTTCATCGACGACGCGCAACGCATGGCGATCTCCTGGACGGACGAAGCGGGGGTCGTCCGCCGCGCCTATATGCCCG